The Caulobacter vibrioides sequence GGGGCTAGAAGCGTTTCCGCCAGCCAGCGCACGACGGGGACGGCGACGCCATCGCCCATGACTTGCAAACCTGCGGTCTGCGATTTGGGTAGATGATAGCTGTCAGGCAGACCCATCAGGCGCGCGGCCTCGCGGGGCGAGATCAGGCGCGAGCGAACTTCGCCCTCGTCGATCACCAGCAAGGTCTGGCGCGAGGAGCCGCCGCGCGGTGTGCGCAGGCATCCGGCCAGACCATCGAACCGCACCTCGGCGCGTTGCTCGCCGCCGCGCATGCGCCGGAAGACCGCGCCCACGGCCCGCTCGCGCCCGACCCGGCGCGCCTCGACGGCGGCGCGATGCGATGGCGCCATCAGCGCCAGCAGGGCTGCAGTGCGTTCCGGCGGGTTCCAGACAACCCTGTCGTCGGGCTCCAGCATCGAAGCGAGGTCTGTGTTGCGCGCGGGCGGCGACGGCGCGCCCCACCAGACCCATCCCGCCTGCAGATCGGCCGGCAGACGCGCGGCCGCCTCACGAACGGCCCGCGTCTGGAAGACGCTGGAACCGACGAGGTCGCCCGGCGCATTCCGCGTGGCGACTACAAACACCCGGGGCCGCGACTGAGGCACGAACGCCCCGGCGTCGATCTCCAGCGCGCCGAACCGATAGCCTTCCTCATGCAGGGCGCGGCACAGCGCGGTGAAGTCGGCGCCGCCGTGCGAGGTCAGAAGGCCGACCACGTTCTCGATCACGATGACGGACGGCGCGCGCCCCTGCGCCGAGAGCGCCCGCATCAAGCTCCAGAAGCCGAAGAAAGCCGAAGAGCGCCCCCCCGCCAGACCCGCCCTCGCGCCCGCCAGACTGAAGTCCTGGCAAGGGCTGGAGGCCCAGGCGAGGTCGGCGGGGGGCAAATGCTCAGCGCTCAGGGCGAAGACGTCGCCTTCCTGGAAGTGTTCGCCGGCGTCCGCGAAATTGGCGCGATAGGTCGCCGCCTTGACTGGATCGAAGTCGTTGGCGAAGGCGCATGACCAATCGGCGCCCAGGCCGAGGCGGGCCATGCCGCCACCGGCGAAGAACTCCAGAAAGCGCCGTTGACCGTTCCGATTCATCGTCGGCGAGTCTAGCCTCAAGCGACCTTTCGGGGATAGCCAGAGACATGCGCCACGCTCTCTTGATCGCCGCCGCCCTGATGCTCGCCGCCTGCGGGGCCCCGATGGGCTCCTCCGAGGAGGCGCCGCCGCCGGCCGACGCGCCGGTGACGGTCGGCCCTGACTATTCCGGCGACTTTGACGCGCTCGGAACCGAGCCGTTCTGGGCCGTGAAGGTGCGGGCCGAGAGCGTCACCCTGACACGTCCGGACGCGCCGGAGGTCACCACCGCCAACCCCGGCGTCCGCGCGGACGGCGAGCAGGGGGTCTGGGACGGCACGGCGGGCGAGCAGCGTCTGGTCTTGCGCCTGACGCCCGGCGAATGCTCGGACGGGATGTCGGACCGCCGCTACGGCTACGCCGCCGAGGTCTGGATCGACGGCGAGACCCTGCGGGGCTGCGCGGCCAAGACCGCCGCCCTGGCCGCTCAGCCCAGGCCCTAGTCGCCTTTGGGACCCAGATAGTCGGCGCCATAGACCGCCGCGCGAAAATCGCTGTGCAAGGTCCCGTCAAAGGGCAGGGTCTGCACGAAAAACACCGCCGTCAGCTGATTGGCCGGATCGACCCAGAACACCGTGCTGGCCATGCCGTCCCAGAAGTACTCGCCCACCGCGCCGCGATTCTCCTGCGGGCTTTGAGGCTGGCTGTTGCGAACGGCCACATCGAAGCCGAAGCCGACCGCTCCCTTGCCCGGCAGCCAGCTTCGCGCCGTCACCCGGGGGTCGAGATGATCCGAGGCCATCAATCGCACGGTCGAAGGCTTGAGAATTCGCACGCCGTCCAGAGCGCCTTGCCCCAGCAGCATTCGGGAAAAGCGGGCGTAGTCGTCGATCGAGGCCACCAACCCCGCCCCGCCCATGGTCAGGCGACGGCTGGGGTCGAAATTCATCCGCCGGGTGACGACATCGTCCTGGCGCGCCAGCTTGCCGTCCGCGCCCCTCTGATAGGTCGCCGCCAACACGACGAAGGCGGCCTCGGGCTGGGTCCAGGCGGTCGTCTTCATGCCGAGCGGCGCAAGGATGTTGGTCTTGACGTAGGTCTCGAACGGCTGGCCTGACAGCCTTTCCACCAGCAGGGCCTGGACGTCGACGGCGGCGCTGTAGCTCCATCGCTCGCCAGGATCGTACAGCAGCGGCGCGGTCGCCAGGCGGCGGCCGAATTCGGCAAGGTCGTTGTTCAGGTTCAGCGGATCCGCCGCGCGGAAAGCCGCATCGGCGGGGCCCTCGCCCCAGCCGTACGAAAACCCCGCTGTATGACGCAGCACATCGCGGATCAGGATCGGCCGGGCCGCCGGCCGCACGCCGCCCTGACCGTCCGACACCTTCATGTCGGCGAATTCCGGGAGATAGCGGGCCAGCGGATCATCCAGGCCGAACTTGCCCTGCTCCCAAAGCTGCATCAGGGCCACGCCCGTGACGGGCTTGGTCATCGAGAAGATCTGAACCAGGGTGTCGCGGCCCATGGGCTTGCCAGCCTCGCGGTCGGCCATCCCGGCGACGCCGAAATAGCGCTCCTGGCCGCCTTGCCAGACCAGCGCCGAGACCCCGACGGCGCGACCGCTGTCGACCATGGCCTTCAGCGCCGCATTGATCCTGGCCTTGTCGATCTTGACGCTCGCCGACGCCTCGGCGGCCCGAGCGGGCGCGGCGATCGTCGGCGCGGCCTGCGCGCAAAGCAGCAACGCCGCGACGGCGGCGAGAACGAACTTCCTGGACACGCGGCCCTCCCACGAGGCTCTTATGACAACGTTGGACTGTCGCCGAGCGCGCGGCGCTTTGCCAGCGCGATGTGGTCTTGAGCCTACTTCGACAGGCCCAGGCGCTGGCCCGCATAACGTTCGCGCAGCGGCGCCCACCAGGCCTCGTTGTCGAGGTACCACTGGATGGTCTTGCGCAGGCCCGTGTCGAACGTCTCCTGCGCCTTCCAGCCGAGCTCGGTCTCCAGCTTGGTGGCGTCGATGGCGTAGCGGGCGTCGTGGCCCGGCCGATCGGCGACGAAGGTGATCAGATCGCGGCGGCTCTGGCCGGGGATCGGGCGCAGCTCATCGAGGATGTCGCAGATCGCCTCGACCACCTGAAGATTGGTCCGCTCGTTGCGGCCGCCGACATTGTAGCTCTCGCCCGGGACGCCCTGGGTGGCGATCAGGTGCAGAGCGCGGGCGTGATCCTCGACGTGCAGCCAGTCGCGGACATTGTCGCCCTTGCCATAGACCGGCAGCGGCTTGCCTTCGAGCGCGTTCAGCGTGACCAGCGGGATCAGCTTCTCGGGGAAGTGATAGGGCCCGTAGTTGTTCGAGCAGTTGGAGACCACGACCGGCAGGCCATAGGTGTGATGCCAGGCCCGCGCCAGGTGGTCCGACGAGGCCTTCGACGCCGAATAGGGCGAGCGCGGATCATAGGGCGTGGTCTCGCTGAACAGCCCTTCGGCGCCCAGGCTGCCGAACACCTCGTCGGTCGAGATGTGGTGGAAGCGGAAACGGTCCTTCGCCTCGCCTTCCAAACCGCGCCAGTGCTCAAGCGCGGCCTGCAGCATCACATAGGCGCCGACGATGTTGGTCTGGATGAAGTCGCCCGGACCGGTGATCGAGCGATCGACATGGCTCTCGGCGGCCAGATGCATCACGACGTCGGGTCGGAACGCCTTGATCGTCGCCGAAACCAGCGCCGCATCGGCGACATCGCCCTGCACGAACTGGTAGTCGGCCTTGCCTTCCAGCATGGCCAGGCTGGCCTGCGAGGCGGCATAGGTCAGCTTGTCGTAGTTGAGGATCGCGACATTGTTCTGGCCAGCCAGATGACGGCACACGGCCGAGCCGATGAACCCCGACCCGCCGGTCACCATCACGCGAAGATTTTGCTGCGACATGCGCTGGACGGCTCTTGCCCTTGGAAGAGCAAGCCCCGTATCCAGTTTTTAGTGTACGCGCAACTCCAGCCGCCTAATCGGTGAACACCACGGTCTTGCGGCCGTTGAGCAGCACCCGGTCCTCCAGGCGGTAACGCAGGGCCCGGGCCAGCACCCGGCGCTCGATGTCGCGGCCCTTGCGAACGAGGTCCTCGGGCGTGTCGCGATGGCTGATGCGCTCGACGTCCTGCTCGATGATCGGGCCTTCATCGAGGTCGCCGGTCACATAGTGCGCCGAAGCGCCGATCAGCTTCACGCCGCGCGCATGGGCCTGGTGGTAGGGCTTGGCGCCCTTGAAGCCCGGCAGGAATGAGTGGTGGATGTTGATGCAGCGGCCCTGCAGCTTCGCCGACAGGCCGTCGGACAGCACCTGCATGTAGCGGGCGAGGACGACGATGTCGGTTTTCGTCTCCTGGATCAGCTTCCAGAGCTCGGCTTCCTGCTCGAACTTGGTCTCCTTGGTCACCGGCAGGTGATGGAAATCCAGACCCGACAGATCGACGTGGGCGTAGGTTTCGGCCGGGTGGTTGGAGACCACGCCGGTGATGTCCATCGGCAGCTCGCCGATGCGCCAGCGATAGACGAGATCGGCCAGGCAGTGGTCGAACTTGCTGGCCAACAGCAGCACGCGGTAGCGGTCGGTGCGGTTGCGCAGCGTCCACTTCATCTTGAAGCCGTCGGCGAGTGCGCCGAAGTCGCCGCGCAGGGCCTCCCGGTCCGCGCCGTCGGCGTCGAAGACCACGCGCATGAAGAACTGACCGGTCTCCTGGTCATCGAACTGCTGCGCATCGAGAATGTTGCAGCCGCGCTCGAACAGGAAGGCGGAGACCTTGGCGACAATGCCGCGCTGGTCGGGACAGGAAAGGGTCAGGATCATGGTCCGCTCCCTCTAGAGAAGCCGGCGCGCAAAGAAAAGCGCCTCATCGCGGCGGACGAGCATGAAGTCACCCAGCCGGCGGCGGCCTGGTCGCTCCAAGGGCATGTCCTTGCGACGCCCGGCCCTGAGGGACGCCGGGGTGGTCGATCCCGTGCAAATGGGTCTAGGCTCCTGTCATGGTCGCCTCCTCCGAAGCCCTGTCCGCCCGCGCCATCGACATCCTGGCCAAGCTGGTGGCGTTCGACACCACCTCGCGCCGCTCGAACCTCGCGCTGATCGAATGGGTCGAGCAATATCTGGCCGAGCTGAACGTCCCGACCCGTCGCGTGCCGAACGCGGAGGGGACGAAATCAAACCTGATGGCGATGATCGGACCGGCCGTGGAGGGCGGGGTCGTGCTGTCGGGCCATACCGACGTGGTGCCGGTCGACGGCCAGCCCTGGTCCACCGATCCCTGGGTGCTCACCGAGCGTGACGGTCGGCTCTACGGACGCGGAACCTGCGACATGAAGGGGTTCCTGGCCCTGGCGTTGGCCGCAGCGCCAGATCTCGCCAAGGCCGACCTGCGCAAGCCCGTGCACCTGGCGTTCTCGTATGACGAAGAGGTCGGCTGCCTGGGCGCGCCCGACATGATCGACGTGATCGCCCGCGAGGTCCCCCGCCCCGCCTTGGTGGTGGTGGGCGAGCCCACCGACATGGTGGCGGTACGCGCCCACAAGGGCATCGCCAGCTTCAAGGTCACGGTCACCGGCCGCGAGGCCCATTCCAGCCTGACCCATCTGGGGGTCTCGGCCAACATGGTCGCGATCAAGCTGATGGCCATGCTGGTCGGTCTCTCCGAAAAGCTCGAGCGCGAAGCCGACCCGAACTCGCCGTTCACGCCCAAGGGCGCGACCCTGACGATCGGTCAGGTCAACGGCGGCACGGCGGTCAATATCCTGGCGCGCGAATGCGTGTTCATCTTCGACCTGCGCACGCCCGCCGGCATGGATCCGGTCGCGCTCCTGTCGGACTTCTTCGCCATGGCGTCGGCCCTGGACGCCGAGATCAAGGCCAAGGCGCCCGAGGGCGGCGTCAAGGTCGAGCGGCGCTCACTGACCCCGGCCTTCGCGCCGGAAGAGGACGGCGTCGCCGAGGCCTTCGCCCGCAAGCTGGCCGGCGACAACGGTCCGGCGCGCGTCGTGCCCTACGCGGCCGAGGCGGGCCAGTTCCAGGGCGCGGGTTTCTCGACCGTGATCTGCGGTCCCGGCTCGATCGACCAGGCCCACCAGCCCAACGAGTATGTCGAGATCAGCCAGATGCAGCGCGGGGCGGCGTTCATGAGGCGGTTGGTCGAGGATCTTTCCACCTAACGCCGTTTCCCCGGCGAAGGCCGGGATCCAGATGGAAGAGCGCTGGGGATGACGCGAGGAACTCAGCACGCTTCCCGCCGGACCAGGTGCTCCGGCATCTGGATTCCGGCATTCGCCGGGAAGGTCGGGAGGAGGTTTTACGCGCCCCGCCACTTCCGGATCACGAACCGGCGGCCGATGAACGCCGCCGGATCAAGCGACATCACCCGCAGGATCGCGCCCGGCGAGACCTTGCGCTGGGCCTGGATCGCCCGACGATCCGCCATCACCTGGTCGAGATCCTCGCGTTTGAGCGCCGCCCGGATGCCCCGGATCGCCGGCGCGACATCGCCCCGCCGCCAGTGCAGCAGCAGAAGACCGGCCGTCACCGCCACGTGCAGCGGCAGCGTCACCGGCAACAGCCAGCCGGGCGTGTTCTTCAGGAAGGTCCAGACCCGGTTGCGAGAACCGTGGAAGATCGAGAAATCCGACCGAACCCCGGTGCTGGCCGAGCCGACATGGGCGACCTTGGCCTTGGGCAGCAGCAGCGTCGGCTGGCCATAGAGCCGTAGGCGGTAGCCGAGATCGACGTCCTCGCAGTAGCAGAAGTAGCGCTCGTCAAAGCCGCCGACCGCCAGGAAGAGGTCCCGATCGATCAGCATCGCCGCGCCGCAGGCCGAGAACACCTCGCCCTCGGGTAAGACCGCCGGCGGCTTGCGGCCATACCCGCCGCGAAACGGTATGCCCGCGCTGGTGACATTGTCGCCGGCGCCGTCCAGCAAGCCTGGGCGGTCGGCGGACAGCTGCAGGGAGGCGAAGCTTTTCACGGTCGGGTGGCGCGCCGCGCCCGCCATCAGCTCTTCCAGCCAGTCGGGTTCGGCATAGGCGTCAGGATTGAGCAGCACCAGCCACCGGCCCTTGGCGCGCCGGGCGGCCAGGTTGTTGCCGGCGGCGAAGCCGAGATTGGCGCCCGCCTCGACGAAATCGACCCAAGGATGGGCCTTGGCGGCGGCCTGGGGCGCGCCGTCGCTCGAGGCGTTGTCGATCAGGATCGTCTCGAAGTCGCGGAACGTCTGCGCCGCCAGCCTGGCCAGGCAAGGCTCCAGCGTTGGCCCGCTCTGGTAGGAGACGATGACCACCGTTACCGCTGGGCCGGTCTTGTGTTCGGTCGTTTCAGACGGCATCGGTGGTCAGCAAATTCCAGAGCAAAGTATCGCGTCATGAAGATCACACCGCTGGCGATCCCCGAAGTGCTGCTTATCACGCCCGCGCGCCATGGCGATGAGCGCGGCTGGTTTTCCGAGACCTTCCGGCAATCGGCGCTGGAGGAGGCTGGGTTCAAAGCGGCCTTCGTCCAGGACAATCACGTGCGCTCGACGACGCGCGGCATCCAGCGCGGCCTGCACTACCAGAAGCCGCCGCACGCCCAGGACAAGCTGCTGCGCTGCGTGGTCGGATCGATCTTCGACGTCGCGGTCGACATTCGCAAAGGCTCGCCGACCTTCGGCCAATGGGTCGGGGCCGAGCTGTCGGCGCAGAATCGCCAGCAACTCCTCGTACCCAAGGGCTTCGCCCACGGTTACGTGACCCTGAGCGACGCCTGCGAGGTGCTCTACAAGGTCACCGACTACTACGCGCCCCAAGCCGAGGGCGGCGTGCGCTGGAGCGATCCGGCGATCGGCATCGACTGGCCAATCCCGGTGAACGAGATCACGGCCAACGACCGCGACAACGCCGCGCCGCTGCTGGCGGAGATTGAGACGCCGTTCGCATACTGAAATCCTCCCCCCAGCGGGGGAGGTGTCCGCAAAGCGGACGGTGGGGGGAGTTCTGGAGGGCCTACCCCTTCCCTCTCCATCGCCTTTCGGCGACACCTCTCCCCTAGGGAGAGGATTTGAGATGACCGCCTTCACCGACCTGTTCTGGACCTCCCACGACGGCCTGCGGCTGCACGCGCGCGATTATGCGCAGGTCGGGGAGGCGCGCGGGGCTCCGGTGATCTGCATCCACGGCCTGACCCGCAACGCCCGGGACTTCGAAAGCCTGGCTCCCAGGATCGCCGCCATGGGCCGGCGCGTGCTGGCGGTGGATGTCCGAGGCCGGGGCCTTTCGGCGCGCGACCCGCAGCCGCTGAACTATCACCCAGGGACCTATGCGGCCGACATCGTCGCCTTGCTCGCGGCGACCGAGATCGAGCGGGCGGTGTTCGTCGGCACCAGCATGGGTGGCCTGATCACCATGGTGCTGACCTCACTGAAGCCCGAGGCGATCGCGGCGGCGGTGCTCAACGATGTCGGTCCCGAGCTGTCGCCCGTGGGTCTGGCCCGTATCGCCGGCTATACGGGGCTGGCGAGCCGCTTTGCGACCTGGGACGCAGCCGTGGCCTACGCCAAGGCGATCAATGAGGCGGCCTTTCCGGCCTATGGGACGCAGGATTGGGACGTCTTCGCCCGCCGCCTGTTCGACCAAGAGGGCGACGGCTTCGTGCTGGCCTATGACCCGGACATCTCCGCCCCGATCAAGGCCGCCGCGCAAGCTGCAGCCAAGACCCAGGCCGAGGGCGGTCAGGCCCTGGCGCCGCCCGACATGTACCCGCTGTTCCGGGCCCTGGCGAAGAACCGGCCGCTGCTGCTGGTTCGGGGCGCCATCTCGGACCTGA is a genomic window containing:
- a CDS encoding DNA cytosine methyltransferase, whose translation is MNRNGQRRFLEFFAGGGMARLGLGADWSCAFANDFDPVKAATYRANFADAGEHFQEGDVFALSAEHLPPADLAWASSPCQDFSLAGARAGLAGGRSSAFFGFWSLMRALSAQGRAPSVIVIENVVGLLTSHGGADFTALCRALHEEGYRFGALEIDAGAFVPQSRPRVFVVATRNAPGDLVGSSVFQTRAVREAAARLPADLQAGWVWWGAPSPPARNTDLASMLEPDDRVVWNPPERTAALLALMAPSHRAAVEARRVGRERAVGAVFRRMRGGEQRAEVRFDGLAGCLRTPRGGSSRQTLLVIDEGEVRSRLISPREAARLMGLPDSYHLPKSQTAGLQVMGDGVAVPVVRWLAETLLAPLVDSKTANLAAE
- a CDS encoding COG3650 family protein encodes the protein MRHALLIAAALMLAACGAPMGSSEEAPPPADAPVTVGPDYSGDFDALGTEPFWAVKVRAESVTLTRPDAPEVTTANPGVRADGEQGVWDGTAGEQRLVLRLTPGECSDGMSDRRYGYAAEVWIDGETLRGCAAKTAALAAQPRP
- a CDS encoding serine hydrolase domain-containing protein, with protein sequence MSRKFVLAAVAALLLCAQAAPTIAAPARAAEASASVKIDKARINAALKAMVDSGRAVGVSALVWQGGQERYFGVAGMADREAGKPMGRDTLVQIFSMTKPVTGVALMQLWEQGKFGLDDPLARYLPEFADMKVSDGQGGVRPAARPILIRDVLRHTAGFSYGWGEGPADAAFRAADPLNLNNDLAEFGRRLATAPLLYDPGERWSYSAAVDVQALLVERLSGQPFETYVKTNILAPLGMKTTAWTQPEAAFVVLAATYQRGADGKLARQDDVVTRRMNFDPSRRLTMGGAGLVASIDDYARFSRMLLGQGALDGVRILKPSTVRLMASDHLDPRVTARSWLPGKGAVGFGFDVAVRNSQPQSPQENRGAVGEYFWDGMASTVFWVDPANQLTAVFFVQTLPFDGTLHSDFRAAVYGADYLGPKGD
- the rfbB gene encoding dTDP-glucose 4,6-dehydratase, with amino-acid sequence MSQQNLRVMVTGGSGFIGSAVCRHLAGQNNVAILNYDKLTYAASQASLAMLEGKADYQFVQGDVADAALVSATIKAFRPDVVMHLAAESHVDRSITGPGDFIQTNIVGAYVMLQAALEHWRGLEGEAKDRFRFHHISTDEVFGSLGAEGLFSETTPYDPRSPYSASKASSDHLARAWHHTYGLPVVVSNCSNNYGPYHFPEKLIPLVTLNALEGKPLPVYGKGDNVRDWLHVEDHARALHLIATQGVPGESYNVGGRNERTNLQVVEAICDILDELRPIPGQSRRDLITFVADRPGHDARYAIDATKLETELGWKAQETFDTGLRKTIQWYLDNEAWWAPLRERYAGQRLGLSK
- the purU gene encoding formyltetrahydrofolate deformylase; this translates as MILTLSCPDQRGIVAKVSAFLFERGCNILDAQQFDDQETGQFFMRVVFDADGADREALRGDFGALADGFKMKWTLRNRTDRYRVLLLASKFDHCLADLVYRWRIGELPMDITGVVSNHPAETYAHVDLSGLDFHHLPVTKETKFEQEAELWKLIQETKTDIVVLARYMQVLSDGLSAKLQGRCINIHHSFLPGFKGAKPYHQAHARGVKLIGASAHYVTGDLDEGPIIEQDVERISHRDTPEDLVRKGRDIERRVLARALRYRLEDRVLLNGRKTVVFTD
- the argE gene encoding acetylornithine deacetylase, which translates into the protein MVASSEALSARAIDILAKLVAFDTTSRRSNLALIEWVEQYLAELNVPTRRVPNAEGTKSNLMAMIGPAVEGGVVLSGHTDVVPVDGQPWSTDPWVLTERDGRLYGRGTCDMKGFLALALAAAPDLAKADLRKPVHLAFSYDEEVGCLGAPDMIDVIAREVPRPALVVVGEPTDMVAVRAHKGIASFKVTVTGREAHSSLTHLGVSANMVAIKLMAMLVGLSEKLEREADPNSPFTPKGATLTIGQVNGGTAVNILARECVFIFDLRTPAGMDPVALLSDFFAMASALDAEIKAKAPEGGVKVERRSLTPAFAPEEDGVAEAFARKLAGDNGPARVVPYAAEAGQFQGAGFSTVICGPGSIDQAHQPNEYVEISQMQRGAAFMRRLVEDLST
- a CDS encoding glycosyltransferase family 2 protein, translating into MPSETTEHKTGPAVTVVIVSYQSGPTLEPCLARLAAQTFRDFETILIDNASSDGAPQAAAKAHPWVDFVEAGANLGFAAGNNLAARRAKGRWLVLLNPDAYAEPDWLEELMAGAARHPTVKSFASLQLSADRPGLLDGAGDNVTSAGIPFRGGYGRKPPAVLPEGEVFSACGAAMLIDRDLFLAVGGFDERYFCYCEDVDLGYRLRLYGQPTLLLPKAKVAHVGSASTGVRSDFSIFHGSRNRVWTFLKNTPGWLLPVTLPLHVAVTAGLLLLHWRRGDVAPAIRGIRAALKREDLDQVMADRRAIQAQRKVSPGAILRVMSLDPAAFIGRRFVIRKWRGA
- the rfbC gene encoding dTDP-4-dehydrorhamnose 3,5-epimerase; protein product: MKITPLAIPEVLLITPARHGDERGWFSETFRQSALEEAGFKAAFVQDNHVRSTTRGIQRGLHYQKPPHAQDKLLRCVVGSIFDVAVDIRKGSPTFGQWVGAELSAQNRQQLLVPKGFAHGYVTLSDACEVLYKVTDYYAPQAEGGVRWSDPAIGIDWPIPVNEITANDRDNAAPLLAEIETPFAY
- a CDS encoding alpha/beta fold hydrolase, producing MTAFTDLFWTSHDGLRLHARDYAQVGEARGAPVICIHGLTRNARDFESLAPRIAAMGRRVLAVDVRGRGLSARDPQPLNYHPGTYAADIVALLAATEIERAVFVGTSMGGLITMVLTSLKPEAIAAAVLNDVGPELSPVGLARIAGYTGLASRFATWDAAVAYAKAINEAAFPAYGTQDWDVFARRLFDQEGDGFVLAYDPDISAPIKAAAQAAAKTQAEGGQALAPPDMYPLFRALAKNRPLLLVRGAISDLIDSDIAERMRVAAPEMAYAEVPGVGHAPMLSEPEAWSAIEKLLRTAP